The following proteins are co-located in the Panicum virgatum strain AP13 unplaced genomic scaffold, P.virgatum_v5 scaffold_1765, whole genome shotgun sequence genome:
- the LOC120694006 gene encoding uncharacterized protein LOC120694006 — protein sequence MHYEAQVQCVINFCALFLKQKIGKPEVRELKLTREQYLQVPAWWCHNDTVCWERIVDKWFDPEWQEKHDAGRQRRLLMPGPAHHQGSLNNDEYRARWSFSHQGQECPPFMGWALARKGKATSNVTYNPDDPPSAYSNPSVHSHIQAYTEMGRQCLLHSAKGKRYNAPLKGPQVPA from the exons ATGCATTATGAGGCGCAAGTCCAGTGcgtcatcaacttttgtgcacttttCCTAAAGCAGAAGATCGGGAAGCCTGAGGTGAGAGAGTTGAAGCTGACCCGAGAGCAATACTTACAG GTTCCTGCGTGGTGGTGTCATAATGATACCGTGTGCTGGGAGCGCATAGTGGACAAGTGGTTCGACCCGGAGTGGCAGGAGAAGCACGATGCTGGCCGTCAGCGGCGATTGCTGATGCCAGGTCCAGCGCACCACCAAGGCAGCCTCAACAACGATGAGTACAGGGCTAGATGG TCGTTCTCACATCAAGGCCAGGAGTGCCCCCCATTCATGGGATGGGCTCTGGCCCGCAAGGGCAAGGCGACATCCAACGTCACCTACAACCCTGACGACCCGCCCTCGGCGTACAGCAACCCGTCCGTCCACAGTCATATCCAGGCGTACACAGAGATGGGAAGACAG TGTTTGTTACATAGTGCAAAAGGGAAAAGGTACAATGCCCCGCTCAAGGGTCCGCAggttcccgcttga